The genomic interval TTCTTCCACGCCCCACTTCTGACAGTTTGAAGACGTGTCCTCACACTTATCTGTTTTATATCAAAGAGTCTAGTTACTTTTATATGACAATTTATATTTCTAcacttttaaaaagaaaacatatcaAATGTGTTATATGGACTGTACTTCAAAACTATTCTTTTGCTGGAATATTTCTAACTCTctaattgtgacgtcataatggtTTTTGCGGTACAAAGTTGTGACGTCATTGAGGCTCTGTGATTGTGTACAATCCATAGACAGGTGCGCGATCTAGTTCGGCgaaaatgaccttttttttggaTTTGTCAACAAACGCGCAGTGCATCATGGGAATGCCATGCTTTTTtgcaggggagcgtttcatcaagatttttgtccgacaagttgtcagatctgacatctttccttgattttgattggctgtgaggcactgttactatggtaactgtcggataaaacaggacttgtcggataaaacgtccgacaagtcctttcataaaacgctccccagatTTGATCTGCATTGAATAAGTTATGAAGAGATATTTTCAATTTAACACTAGGTACACATTTAAACTCACAAGTCACCGAGTGAAGGGCATAAATCTAATTGGTTAAGAATGTGTTAATGGCGGGGGAGAGAGTTGGTGAAATATATCCTCACttgtcataattatgttttcacaTCTACACAATGAATTACACATGACATGCATATacataaagaattgaatttgtATCGACTTTCTGGTTTTGAGATCTTCAAAACTTTCATCaagtacatttttttacatgtcaagatttttctttcaaacaaaattcatcatgattaaaaaaaaaatcaccgcaCCAACAAAGAAAGTTCAAACAAAATCACAGTTTGTGtacatgggaaaatataatgcaGCATTTAGTAGTTTtggagaaaaacaaatcataCATCTGCAATATTACCACTGCATGATCAATGATCTCATTTGATTTTCAGCAATATATTGTAGAAACCAAAACGATGAAAAGTAAACCTTACCCTCGCAGAATTCACCAAACCAGCCACTCGCACATTCACACGTACAGGTTACTGCGTTAACCGTTCCTCCCGGTTCAGAGCACCGAAGGTCACAAACTATTCGAAACAAAAATgttcaattctttttatttcagtcGAATTTATGCTatgtctttttatttcaatatttatacattcatgtaATTTAGAACAGGGCCCCTTGGGGAAGATTTATTCTAACAGTGGTACTGAATTCAATtcgaaaagcaaaaaaaaaaaaaaaaaaaaaaaaaaaggtttccacTACAAACTGAAGGTAATTTTGgtccagaaaaaaatgtaaagggtTTTCACTAACAAATTAAGATTATTTTAGTTAAATTCCTGCTATTTAGCATACTGCATATTTTCAGGGGTGCTGCCAATGGGTAATAACAAGCGCAGCACCCCAGGTAAATTtttagcacccccgcttcccagggccatgaatttgaattgaatttcaacattttgtttttattgattaaaCCTTCCATGAACCGGACAAGCTGTTTAGTTCATACGCCTATCGCAAACTACTTTCAATATCCTATTCCTGTGTTTGTGTATAAACAGTTAACTTCATTTACATCTTTAAAACATATGAAAGACGTACGCTTGGTCAAATGTATggtcattgaaaataaattgttagaaacaagaatactgcataggtaaatatttatgatgtaaaaatgacccttataaattatcattttacTAAGATTTATGTATGTCCCTTCCTTATATACTTACTAAAACCTTCGGAGCCGGGCCCAAATTTTTCTGTAAATCGATACGAGATAAAAATCAGTTAATGTCAAAGttttaaagtaaattcatatttaTTGTGTGATCAGGGGCGTCAATCCATGTTTCGAATGGGAGGGTAAAAGTgggagaaaaaaatgtcaaaaatgaaaattgtgaatgttcaataatatttttatgcCAATTTTAACGGCTTATGGTGATTTCAATgctttttaaaaacatatatatgcatCACATATGATTAAAGCATGTCGCTACCGTTATAAGTAATAATGAGTTCCGGTTTTGAAGAGAAActaaatcaataataaatcaattagaaacaaagaaagtaatataattatttttattcctgaattcattgattttaataattCCTTACCACAAAACTCGCACGTGGCGGCGCAGTTTTTCCGAAcgaaatttgaatattgcgtGTGGTTGCAGAGATGTGCATATCCTTTGCAGGCGTTTTCACCTCTATCATCTATACacttatctgagagataaaaaaaaaaggagagaaaaaaaagaagagagaaggaTCGATTATTTCCAAAAGGTGCTAAATGCACTtttaatatatgtatgtatatctaCCAAGTTTATTCACCTCGGTCcctgcacagcaaaaactgtggtgttaaccggtgtacatagaggaccacaccggttattttacaccggtgttaaattgacagtgttagtttaacacctatatgtattattacaatacctttggttgttacatttacactaaCTGGTGTTATGTTccatctctagggtgtaattttaagaCCTCATGGTGTGGTCCtttattaacaccaactggtgtcagttttaacaccaaagtttttacagtgtgtgttTTAACAAAAGGGTTAACCCAAACTTTGAGATCAATCGTGAAAATGGCAAATAATATatcactgttaaaaaaaatcttctatgCAAATGAATGTGAACTTGACTTGTGAAGTAACAACATTTGATTTCATGAATCGTTTACATAATAGGCCATACAAATGCTGTTTTGAGTAcgtttctgtttaaaaaaaatgaaaagacaatTATTAGGAAACGAAAACGCTACAAGAGGcacacttatttatttattttatttatttctgatatatcGCACAATGAAGTCGATATAAGGCATAAAGGATAATGCACCATTGATGGAAACTTGGTATTTTCCATTAgtgattgtcattttttttctctctctcttaccgTCACATCGATCTCCCCACCATCCACTGCTACAACGACATCCACAATTCTCCTCGTCAACGACACCGTGCTCGCACACCGGATCGTCATCGCAAATAACAGAAGCCTGGTAATAATATTTGTCAAACAATCGTGAAAATTACGCTATGGGTTTGCCGGACATATCCTATCGCTGAAACAACGAATCTTTGACAAATTATTCACActtcaatttcaattgatttATCGTGAACGTCACCGTGACTTAAAAGACATGAAATTCATTTCGTACCACTTGTTGtattaacaaatttacaataacagttaaaagctattgaaatccttcaatctgattggttgatagcaaatttgttatagaaattgtgcatttgttatgatTACAAGTATTTATGAAAAGGGATCCTTGATCTCCTACACCATGGGCAGTGTATTGATTGATGTTATTGTGTTTAGACCAAAAGTTTCGGTCTCTGTTAcattggttgttcagctgaactatTGGCTCCACTCATCAATTacagaaagttaaaaaaaaatgtttaaaaactcctcccaaaaagacggctgccagctgtctacggTATATTGTGTTATGAATCATGGCTATATCGATGGCAAGATTATTCACATTTACTTATTAATTATAAATACCAACATGTTTTACTGGCATAATAATAAAGGGTTGGGTTATCTATTATTCTTATCAACTAAATTATGCACACCATACCTCAGAGAGGAGAAAACACGCCAAAAGAGAAACGGCGAGGATGAACGTACGTAAGATACCCATGATGATGGCTCGGTGGCTTGAGACGAGGGACTCCAAGATACTTAGGCAGATGTTTGGCAACAATCATAAAATAAAGGAGTTATCTCCAGCTCTCAACAGAGAAAATTAGTTTAATGAATACAGGGCTGTTTGTGTTATAAAACAAAACTTGGCCCAACGAGCAAGCTGTCACATAAACTGACAAGAAATATGACGTTGGAGTGTGTGATTTCTTTTATAATCCTCAAGAGAGTTTGCGTAAATTGACTCTTTGACCATATAGAGTTTATTTTTCCAAATGTATCCCAGAGATGCAACAGCTTTGAGAAACATGGTTCGACCGCTGTGCCATGGGAGTGTGCAAAGTCTAATTAGGCAATTGTGCTGACAAAAACATGTTGCTGTTAGTGGACAGCAGGTTTGATTTATCGCGTGTCAGTAGATTGTTGGTTCATTTATTATCTCTCTGAAAGTGGAAGATTCAAACATTTGTAGCTAATGTTTGCGAGGGGAATGAGAGAgtaagaaaacaaattaaaggacaagtccaccccaacacaaagttgatttgaataaaaaaagaaaattccaataagcataacactgaaaatttcatcaaaagcggatgtaaaatgagaaagttatgatatttaaaaatttcgctaaatttcacaaaacagttatatgcacatcccgggcggtatgcaaatgaggaaactgataacatcactcactatttcttttgtattttagtatatgaaatactcattatcctgtgaaacaaagttttatttctctctgaacatgtggaattaccagtgtttaacattttatggttcagtcaaattggtccttattgtcaaatttttaaaattgaaatattgtataattcaaacaataaaaaacaatagaaatagtgagagagtgacatcatcgattctctcatttgaacgtgactaaattgtgcatgtaactattttgtgaaaaataagcgaaactttaaaaatgtctgatttttctctattgatccaaatcaaaatttttctgagatggacttgacctttaaagtggGAAACGCAAAATGGAATTAGTATTGAGTATGCATGGCGATAGGATAGAAAGAGGTGCAAAGCGGGAAGAAAGAATAAGAGAAAAGGCAAAATAGAAATATAGAGAAGAGAAGGGATGaataaagatagatagatagagagagagagaaagaaagaaagagaaagaaagaatgggaAAGACAGAGTGTGCCCGGTTTTTATAAAGATACAGCAGGACATTTTTAGTGAGTTTACCCATTGCTATGATATTATGATATCAACAAATACCAGTCAAGAGGTTGAACTCAGACATGATAAATAACTtcttttatatcctacataaattaaatcctgtatgctgattggtttaaatagcatcatgtgaccaaacatatatatttttttttgcgatgatgtcgaaaatgaaacgcccaccgAAAAAATGTGCTATTCcatgacgtcaatgatggaatagtcgactattccatcattgacgtcacagatcattgACACAGATCATGCAATCTCTCGGCGAGATGACTCTACCGGGCAAGTCCCGTGAAGAGACGGCGCAGGCAGAAATcggcgttccgctgagcgcgtgGTTTAGGTAAGGTAGATCAGTCTGCGCAGCGCGTTATCTATTATTAAGTTCAGATTAAGAAAAGATGAACTACGTGTACAAGAGTAGACTATTGTTCTACCTTATTaaatgtaggatataaaacaaatataccagggcTCCgtataacacaaaggtttgcgatggattgcaaatatgaaagaaccgcaatgattggtccctggtcagtattttaaacctaatgcgcgtgtaacatttatattgattggtcacttcatttagcgattgatcgctaatctttgtgttacggagcccaggcctttatttcgaaagtatagagggaattatttatcctcTGTTGTACTGgccaaattactatttttccaaCCTCGGAAAATAATTCCTGCTATACgtactcaaagcctggtatatttgcatattatcataAACAGTGAAGAAAAActgaatagtagtagtagtagtagtagtaaaattagtagtagtagtagtagtagtagtagtagtagtagcagtagtagtagtagtagtagtagtagttgtattagtagtagtagttgtagtagtagtagttgtatagtagtagtagtagttgtagtagttgtagtagtagtagtagtagtagtagtagtagtagtagtagttgtagtagtagtagtagtggtagtagtagtaatagtagtagtaatagtagtagtagtagtagtagtagtagtagtaatagtagtagtagtagtatttacTGGTGTACAGATGGGGTACTTGCTCCCCtccctataaaaaaaatacacaacttTAATATTAGTAGCAGAGGTTTCATCATAGTCCCtcaatctttttctttctctttatctcattctctctctctctcccctttctGTCTTAGAAAATATCTTCATCTCCCACGTGTCAATTGAAGTGTAATATCACACCTTGCCTTGGGCCAAGTCCTCTTTCTGGAAATCCAACCTCCTAATGGATCGTGACTACCATAGCCTCTTCATTGTAATCGAGATATCTCAAACGGTAAACAAAGGTTTCATACCTCTGAGTTTATATCTAACACCTATGCAAATTATTGATCATGTCGGAAATGCATCGGTGAAGCTAGACTGCAAGAGCCATCATTGTCTCCTAAATATTTCTCTGACTTTCTCAGTAATGACGTAAGGAAGCAAAAGGTTAAGAGGGGCTCAGTTTcaaatatgtatgtatatatatatatatatatatatatatatatatatatatatattcacaaaTCTTCCCCGAAGAAGGTTGATGACTACCGAAAATTTGGAAAGTGAATAAAGAACTTGTTGGAATTGCAAActtgcattactcgtgaatatcatttgtttcgcatttctgatgtcttattattGCCATTACTTGGAAATCCAAgatgcttatatatatatatatatatatatatatatatatatatatatatatatatatatatatatatatatatatatacaagcatcttggttatatatatatatatatatatatatatatatatatatagagagagagagagagagagagagagagagagagagatatatatatgtgtgtgtgtgggggtgggggtgtGTTGGGTGTGCGTGTGTTGTGTGTCTGTGTCTGACtgtgagggagggtgtgtgtgtgtgtatttttcatttatatttttaaaaagtataatTCATTCTCTCATCAATTTGCTACGTACATATGCACATGATTAAGTGAGCCAAACGCTCAATAAATTCAGTGAAACTATGTCATGTTCAATAATACGATACAATTTTCTCTCGAACTGGGCAAAATAGGGAGGGAGGCTCCAttcccacccacccccccccccccccccatgaaacgACAACAGCCACACCATGTAGTTCGCTAATGTGATTTGTGGATGTGCTATACTGGAAATTGAACGCCCACATGTTAAATAATAAGTCGACCATACTTTGAACAATAAAGTGAACAACTCTAAAACATTAAAATCAATCGTAcaacaaaatgcaaatttcGTTAAATTGGCAATTATTTGGGATTATTTCTAAATCACGAGGGAAAGTATCTCACACTGCTATAATATTGAATCATCTTATAgttataatttcattatttatctctagtagatATGAAATTACCGCGTTCTCCACTTTGACCTCTAAGAACAGAACCATGAATATTTTCGTAAGTGTTCATTACGTTAACATTCCCAGTTGTAATTCTCCATTATTTTGTGCATCGTTTGAATTTTAATAcggaaaaataaaacataaaacaaaactgAACCAAATTCAAAGCTAGTAATCTTGTAAAATGGTATCTTTATATTCCTATGAACATTCATCTTTATGAGTCGTAAAACTTTTCTTgttaaaaaattgcatttttaagaGGTGTATTAACTTTTCCACTGCAGTCCGCATATAGTCTTTGCATAATATCTCTAACTTTCTAAGTAATTTTACCCTTCCggcgtgtatatactgtatacTCCTGGACATTCATTTCCGGTCGCTTTGGTCAATAGAGTCTAACCTTGAAAATAAAGGTCTATGTGTTTTAGATGATATACttgtttaaatttgatttttattaactCATGTTCCATCCTTCCTCCAGTAATATTATCTGTTGAACAATTTTAAAGTTGATTTCAAACAATCTGTCTTATTCAACAGAAAGAAAATCAACCGACTAGACGTAAATAACTGCTACCACGGCGGCGTGTAATTTCACGTGCTCGAGCAGACGATCATGAAACCTAGAAATTGTTTAAACCCCAGAGCGCGCCATCGATACTTGTCACGTGCTCAAAGGAGTGGTGGTTTTCAGTCGTAAAGAGTTTTTCCCTCGTATTACAGTATAGATGATTTTCAGGTTGATCAAGACTTCGAGGAAAAAACTGATGAGCTCCTTGTTTGTAAAATTAACCAGCTCATTGATTCAAAGCATTTACTGAAGCTTACGAAATTGTATCTTGCCCTACATAATCATTGTTCTATTATTAAAGTCTAGCTTGACTCTATATCAGTCTATAAACATCCTGATTTTAAGGTTAGGGGATCTACTTGTTTTCTAGGTAGTATAAAGACATATTCGATTTGGTGGAGTGAATTTGAAGTCATTTACGGAGTTAATGGGGGAAAGGTGACAGGTTGCCAAAGCAGGCCCATACTacatagaaaaatatatacacatgtatatatatttggaGTGAGATAGAACTTTGATAAAGAACGAACCATTACCAATGCAACCATGCATTCTCGACTTCCATGTCATCATTCAAACGAAACGCCAACGACTGCCAACAGTTCATcgatatcaaaatatattagtCAATGCAGACAAGGGAGCCGCAATTAGCATTAACACAAAGGAGATCATCTGAATGTATAATTTCATAAATAGCCGTGAAAATTAACCACAAGTGGATGGGACGAGTGATACGGTTGGCTGGTCACGGTATTGGCCCTTACCGCTCTCGCTAAATTGGTTGGACTTTTTAAATTACTGTCGGGAAATGCCAGTGATCTGACGAACGCAGACGAGAGCTTTATGCATTCATGTTATTGGTGGTTAGGATCAGACAGTGTTGTCGGACGAGCTTATACCACTCTTGCCCGCCTCTTCATGTCCTGACGTCAAAATGTGACAGCGGTCGCATTAATATCTTGATACATTGCAATTTGTCGTATTCTCACTTCTAGAGCTTACAGAGAGAGGACTTGCTTCAAGTGACCAAACGGATGACACTCGCATAATCATTTCGCCTTTGTGTGATTGTGGTTTAACAACGCCTTCAGTTAACTGGACACTTTTGATTTGACATTGATGATCCAATATTGAGAATACCTTCGTATTACTGCATTTCAAATCAGTTTTGCATGAAAATGGATTGTGAAACAAGCTGTGAGAAGATGATTGTGATAGCTATAGTGTTCGCATAacctttgaattttcaattttcaatgccCATAACCACAAACTGCTGACAATAACAACAAAACTTCATGATATTTCAACAGAACAATGGACTATCGCCTTTACTTTTCTTGCAAGTACAATAACGAAGTCATCATCAGTCTAAAAAGggtaaatgttatagattagtGCAAAATCGCAATGTCAGTCAATCCATTTCCTGAAATGGATAGCGTATCTACGGCTGAGCCTGAACCCTCTCCGTTCGATCCGATACCCCGGGGCGAACCCGTACCTGACTGGGAAGAAGCACGCATCGTCTGGAAGTCCACCTGGAACATCCACGTCTATGGCTTCGCAACCATCTTCCTGCtctttacaatattttcaaCATACCGATTCTTGAAGCTATACTCCTTCAAAGCGGCAAGGATGTCCAACGGGTACCAGCTGAAGCTCGGTTTATACATCGCAATCTGCCTCTTCAGCCTTCTACGGTCGTTGGTTTTGTTTACCGACGCCTATAACTCGTGGAATATCTTCCCGCCCATTTTAGCCAAGGTGTTGTGGTCTCTGGCTTATCCTTGTTTAATCGGGGCATTTACGGTTTTGTTAGCCGTGCTCCTGGCAACAACCAACGCATGCCATCGTGGGAAATCACTCGCGTCGAGCTACAAACATGGTATCGGAATGGGGTGCTGTTTGTTGGGATACACCGCATTGGTAGTGACTGCTGACTGGGCCGTCATGTACAGTCAGCGCAGTATTTTTCTCTTGGTGCTATGCCAGGTAATCTTCATCGCTTGGGGGACCATCGTGATGATTGGCTATGCTTCCATCGCTTGTAAGATCACGCGAGATCTCTCGCGAACTCCGCTTAACGTCGACCGCGGTCTTCTCCGCAGTTTTGCTCGTCTCCTCTGCGTCTGTTCCGTCATCGGTGGGATCTGCATCCTGATGAAATTCTATGCAGCAGTCAGCACGTTTAGTTCAAGGTCAGAGTCGGAGGACAGCCCACAACCCTGGCGTTGGTTGGCCTTCGAGACCACTCAGAGAGCGATAGAA from Lytechinus pictus isolate F3 Inbred chromosome 2, Lp3.0, whole genome shotgun sequence carries:
- the LOC129271052 gene encoding proline-rich transmembrane protein 4-like; protein product: MSVNPFPEMDSVSTAEPEPSPFDPIPRGEPVPDWEEARIVWKSTWNIHVYGFATIFLLFTIFSTYRFLKLYSFKAARMSNGYQLKLGLYIAICLFSLLRSLVLFTDAYNSWNIFPPILAKVLWSLAYPCLIGAFTVLLAVLLATTNACHRGKSLASSYKHGIGMGCCLLGYTALVVTADWAVMYSQRSIFLLVLCQVIFIAWGTIVMIGYASIACKITRDLSRTPLNVDRGLLRSFARLLCVCSVIGGICILMKFYAAVSTFSSRSESEDSPQPWRWLAFETTQRAIECSMCLLLILITGRADRKREILVVPKIMCNGITIISGLESGTVLKDIRLKDKQIIH